The following are from one region of the Roseobacter fucihabitans genome:
- the hisB gene encoding imidazoleglycerol-phosphate dehydratase HisB, with translation MRSHSLTRSTAETEITVRVNLEGTGSYDNQTGVGFFDHMLDQLARHSLIDMSVRAKGDLHIDDHHTVEDTGIALGQALAAALGDKRGIRRYGACLLPMDDALVRTALDLSARPFLIWNVDVPSAKIGNFDTELVREFFQALSTHGGITLHVDLLHGLNSHHIAEATFKSVARALRDAVEVDPRKADAIPSTKGAL, from the coding sequence ATGCGCAGCCATTCCCTGACGCGATCCACGGCGGAAACCGAGATCACCGTGCGTGTCAATCTCGAAGGTACCGGCAGTTACGACAACCAGACCGGCGTTGGTTTCTTTGATCATATGCTGGACCAGTTGGCGCGCCATTCGCTGATTGACATGAGCGTGCGGGCCAAGGGGGATCTGCACATTGATGACCACCACACGGTTGAGGATACAGGCATCGCGCTGGGTCAGGCGCTGGCCGCAGCTCTTGGCGATAAACGCGGGATCCGTCGGTATGGCGCGTGCCTGCTGCCGATGGATGACGCGCTGGTGCGCACAGCACTTGATTTATCCGCCCGCCCGTTCCTGATCTGGAACGTTGATGTGCCGAGCGCTAAAATCGGCAATTTCGACACCGAACTGGTGCGCGAATTCTTTCAGGCGCTCAGCACGCATGGCGGGATCACCCTGCATGTCGATCTGCTCCACGGGCTCAACAGCCATCATATCGCCGAAGCCACCTTTAAATCGGTCGCGCGCGCGCTGCGGGATGCCGTTGAGGTGGACCCGCGCAAGGCGGATGCGATCCCCTCGACCAAAGGCGCGCTCTGA
- a CDS encoding Lrp/AsnC ligand binding domain-containing protein: protein MSTCVFIQIRCTPGSTYRVAEEIALREIHSELYSTSGDFDLLMKVYIPKDADVGKYINDRLLDINGIERSLTTMTFKVF, encoded by the coding sequence ATGAGCACCTGCGTCTTTATCCAGATCCGCTGCACACCCGGCTCAACTTACCGCGTAGCAGAAGAAATTGCGCTGCGCGAAATCCACTCGGAACTCTATTCCACCAGCGGCGATTTCGACCTTCTGATGAAGGTCTATATTCCCAAGGACGCCGATGTGGGCAAATATATCAATGACCGTCTGCTTGACATCAACGGGATTGAACGGTCGCTCACAACGATGACGTTCAAAGTCTTTTGA
- the hisH gene encoding imidazole glycerol phosphate synthase subunit HisH, whose protein sequence is MLTAIIDYESGNLHSAHKAFERMARETGGGDIIVTGDADVVARADRIVLPGDGAFPACMAALKGHSGLYAAMIEAVETKGRPFMGICVGMQLMASWGREYEDTQGLDWVQGEVTRISPDDPRLKVPHMGWNDLILDAAHPVFDGIASGDHAYFVHSYQMAVTNPAHRLAHVDYGGDVTAIIGTGTMIGLQFHPEKSQSAGLHMIANFLRWCP, encoded by the coding sequence GTGCTCACAGCCATCATCGATTATGAGAGCGGCAACCTGCATTCGGCACATAAGGCGTTCGAGCGCATGGCACGCGAGACGGGCGGCGGTGACATCATCGTGACGGGGGACGCCGATGTCGTAGCGCGCGCCGACCGTATTGTGCTGCCCGGCGATGGCGCTTTTCCGGCCTGTATGGCGGCGTTGAAGGGGCATTCCGGCCTTTATGCCGCGATGATCGAGGCGGTTGAAACCAAGGGACGGCCTTTCATGGGCATCTGCGTTGGTATGCAACTGATGGCCAGTTGGGGCCGCGAGTATGAAGACACGCAAGGCTTGGACTGGGTGCAGGGAGAGGTAACGCGGATTTCCCCAGACGATCCCCGGCTCAAGGTCCCGCATATGGGGTGGAACGATCTGATATTGGACGCGGCGCACCCGGTGTTTGATGGCATTGCCAGCGGCGATCACGCCTATTTCGTTCATAGCTATCAGATGGCCGTCACCAACCCGGCGCACCGTCTGGCGCATGTGGATTATGGCGGTGACGTCACGGCCATTATCGGCACCGGCACGATGATTGGCTTGCAATTCCATCCCGAAAAAAGCCAATCCGCCGGGCTTCACATGATCGCCAATTTCCTGCGGTGGTGCCCCTAG